A genomic stretch from Microbacterium proteolyticum includes:
- a CDS encoding SDR family NAD(P)-dependent oxidoreductase produces the protein MTRAEWDPRTLPDLSGMSYLVTGATRGLGYFACEQLAAAGAQVLLTGRNPNRLAAAKAAVKRSHPDAAIETLLLDTSNMGSVRAAAATARARGRLDGLLLNAGVVHPPKQREVVGGHELVFATNVLGHFALAGELLKPLAAARGRMVWVGSMSTSIWTHVPTDPELVEGYTPWRAYVQSKAATTALALEADRRLRAHGVPVQSLVAHPGFSTSGRTRGVRGVNEPSRLKRFVDNLQAPLTQSKEQGAWALVRALVDPLADGGEMYGPSRVAKGEPRVATPARRTRRSDLGADLWRACETATHVRWPFDRARRAAS, from the coding sequence GTGACGCGAGCCGAGTGGGACCCCCGGACCCTCCCCGATCTGTCGGGCATGTCTTATCTCGTCACCGGCGCGACGCGCGGACTCGGATACTTCGCGTGCGAGCAGCTCGCTGCCGCAGGTGCTCAGGTGCTGCTCACCGGACGCAACCCGAACAGGCTCGCCGCAGCGAAGGCGGCGGTGAAGCGGTCGCACCCGGATGCCGCGATCGAGACGCTCCTGCTCGACACCAGCAACATGGGGTCGGTGCGGGCCGCGGCGGCCACGGCCCGCGCTCGCGGGCGCCTCGACGGCCTGCTGCTCAACGCCGGCGTCGTGCACCCGCCGAAGCAACGGGAGGTCGTCGGCGGGCACGAGCTCGTCTTCGCCACGAACGTGCTGGGGCACTTCGCGCTCGCGGGCGAGTTGCTCAAACCCCTCGCCGCGGCGCGCGGCCGCATGGTGTGGGTGGGCAGCATGTCGACCTCGATATGGACGCATGTGCCGACCGATCCCGAGCTCGTGGAGGGGTACACCCCCTGGCGCGCGTACGTGCAGTCGAAGGCCGCGACGACGGCACTCGCTCTCGAAGCCGACAGGCGTCTGCGCGCGCACGGCGTGCCGGTGCAGAGCCTCGTCGCGCATCCCGGCTTCTCGACGAGCGGTCGCACCCGCGGTGTGCGCGGTGTGAACGAGCCCAGCAGGCTCAAGCGCTTCGTCGACAACCTGCAGGCTCCCCTCACGCAGTCGAAGGAGCAGGGAGCGTGGGCGTTGGTTCGCGCGTTGGTCGACCCCCTCGCCGACGGTGGAGAGATGTACGGTCCGTCGCGCGTCGCCAAGGGAGAACCGCGCGTGGCGACCCCGGCGCGACGGACGCGACGCAGCGACCTCGGTGCCGACCTCTGGCGCGCCTGCGAGACGGCGACCCATGTGCGCTGGCCTTTCGATCGCGCCCGCCGCGCGGCATCCTGA
- a CDS encoding HAD-IIA family hydrolase — MRTRGDIECWLTDMDGVLVHENTPIAGASELLAQWRAEGTPFLVLTNNSIFTPRDLSARLRASGLVVPEASIWTSALATADFLKSQMPGGSAFVIGEAGLTTALHEAGFIMTETAPDYVVVGETRNYSFEAITKAIRFIRGGARFIATNPDATGPSTEGVLPATGAIAALITKATGKEPYIVGKPNPMMFRSALNRIGAHSENTGMIGDRMDTDIVAGIEAGLHTVLVLTGISDQREIERYPFRPDEILGSVAELVREEPIETELADGEEGLEAGL, encoded by the coding sequence ATGCGGACCCGTGGCGACATCGAGTGCTGGCTCACCGACATGGACGGCGTTCTCGTACACGAGAACACACCGATCGCGGGGGCGTCCGAACTCCTCGCGCAGTGGCGGGCCGAGGGCACGCCGTTCCTCGTCCTCACCAACAACTCGATCTTCACCCCGCGCGATCTCAGCGCCCGACTCCGCGCCTCGGGTCTCGTCGTGCCGGAGGCCTCCATCTGGACCTCGGCGCTGGCGACCGCCGACTTCCTGAAGTCGCAGATGCCCGGCGGCTCCGCGTTCGTGATCGGCGAGGCGGGGCTGACGACGGCTCTGCACGAGGCCGGGTTCATCATGACCGAGACCGCCCCCGACTACGTCGTCGTGGGCGAGACGCGCAACTACTCGTTCGAGGCCATCACCAAGGCCATCCGCTTCATCCGCGGCGGCGCACGCTTCATCGCCACCAACCCGGATGCCACGGGCCCCTCGACCGAAGGCGTGCTGCCCGCGACCGGCGCCATCGCCGCGCTGATCACGAAGGCGACCGGCAAGGAGCCGTACATCGTCGGCAAGCCGAACCCGATGATGTTCCGGTCGGCGCTCAACCGCATCGGCGCGCACAGCGAGAACACCGGCATGATCGGCGACCGCATGGACACCGACATCGTCGCGGGCATCGAGGCGGGCCTGCACACGGTCCTCGTGCTCACCGGCATCAGCGACCAGCGCGAGATCGAGCGCTACCCCTTCCGCCCCGACGAGATCCTGGGGTCGGTGGCAGAACTCGTGCGCGAGGAGCCCATCGAGACCGAACTCGCCGATGGCGAGGAAGGACTCGAAGCGGGGCTCTGA
- a CDS encoding acyl-CoA dehydrogenase family protein produces MTITDSATTSLSDRWRDAPTPHTSAGWIARAREVADILAVDAVERDRANREPRAEVDLLKSSGLVTLLGPREHGGAGETWDTAYKVIRAVARGDGSIGQLLGYHYLWGWAARLVATDEQIAAVEELYTSNSFLFGGAVNPRDSDLVIREEGDELVFSGRKSFSTGGRVSDLTVLEGVLEGTDTHIFAIVPTAQEGIVFAGDWDNLGQRLTESGSVEIRDVRVPWSAAAGFVDKQFRPLVYNTLNVPAIQLVFANFYLGIAEGALDTASAYTRDRTRPWPYGGDDKERATDEWYLLEGYGILQSKLWADGALLDAAGAEISEVLHAPREELTARRRGEIAVRIAAGKLRIVDDGLEVASKIYELTGARATSNAVGLDIFWRNLRTHSLHDPIAYKKREVGEYVLLNQVPVPTWYT; encoded by the coding sequence ATGACGATCACGGATTCAGCGACGACGAGCCTGTCCGACCGCTGGCGAGACGCACCCACGCCACACACTAGCGCCGGCTGGATCGCGCGCGCTCGCGAGGTGGCCGACATCCTCGCCGTCGACGCGGTGGAGCGCGATCGCGCGAACCGGGAGCCGCGGGCCGAGGTCGATCTGCTGAAGTCGTCGGGGCTGGTGACGCTGCTCGGCCCGCGCGAGCACGGCGGCGCCGGCGAGACCTGGGACACCGCCTACAAGGTGATCCGAGCGGTGGCCCGCGGGGACGGTTCGATCGGCCAGCTCCTGGGCTACCACTACCTGTGGGGGTGGGCTGCGCGACTGGTCGCCACCGACGAGCAGATCGCCGCCGTCGAGGAGCTGTACACCTCGAACTCCTTCCTGTTCGGCGGTGCCGTGAACCCCCGCGACTCCGATCTCGTCATCCGAGAGGAGGGCGACGAGCTGGTCTTCTCGGGCCGTAAGTCGTTCTCGACCGGCGGTCGCGTCTCCGACCTCACCGTGCTCGAGGGGGTGCTCGAGGGCACCGACACGCACATCTTCGCCATCGTGCCGACCGCTCAGGAGGGGATCGTCTTCGCCGGCGACTGGGACAACCTCGGGCAGCGTCTGACCGAGTCGGGCTCGGTCGAGATCCGCGACGTGCGGGTGCCCTGGTCGGCTGCCGCCGGCTTCGTCGACAAGCAGTTCCGGCCGCTGGTGTACAACACGCTGAACGTGCCCGCGATCCAGCTCGTCTTCGCCAACTTCTACCTCGGCATCGCCGAGGGCGCCCTCGACACCGCGTCGGCCTACACGCGCGACCGGACGCGCCCATGGCCCTACGGCGGCGACGACAAGGAGCGCGCCACCGACGAGTGGTACCTGCTCGAGGGGTACGGGATCCTGCAGTCGAAGCTCTGGGCCGACGGGGCGCTGCTGGATGCGGCGGGCGCCGAGATCAGCGAGGTGCTGCATGCGCCTCGTGAGGAGCTCACGGCGCGCCGCCGCGGGGAGATCGCCGTGCGCATCGCGGCGGGCAAGCTCCGCATCGTCGACGACGGGCTTGAGGTCGCGTCGAAGATCTACGAGCTCACGGGCGCCCGGGCGACCTCGAACGCCGTGGGTCTGGACATCTTCTGGCGCAACCTCCGCACGCACAGCCTGCACGACCCGATCGCCTACAAGAAGCGCGAGGTCGGCGAGTACGTGCTGCTGAACCAGGTGCCCGTTCCCACCTGGTACACCTGA
- a CDS encoding exodeoxyribonuclease III, with protein sequence MRLATWNVNSIRARVTRTVEFCVREHIDVLAMQEIKCKTEQFPYAAFEEAGYHVAAHGLNQWNGVAIASREPIEDVEIGFPGMPGFEKGKEGPDLPKEARAIGATIGGVKVWSLYVPNGRGLDDPHYVYKLDWLDKLRQYTADTLAKNPDLPLALTGDFNIAPTDDDNGDPTVVEGATTHVSPPERAAFAAFETAGLTDVVRPLIPTGYTYWDYKQLRFPRNEGLRIDFILGSRAFADAVHGAEIHRNERKGEVPSDHVPVVADLDLSGADDDDDLPMIFG encoded by the coding sequence ATGCGCCTGGCCACCTGGAACGTCAACTCCATCCGTGCCCGCGTCACCCGCACCGTCGAGTTCTGCGTGCGCGAGCACATCGACGTGCTGGCGATGCAGGAGATCAAATGCAAGACGGAGCAGTTCCCGTACGCCGCGTTCGAAGAGGCCGGGTATCACGTCGCCGCGCACGGCCTGAACCAGTGGAACGGCGTCGCGATCGCCAGCCGTGAGCCCATCGAAGACGTCGAGATCGGCTTCCCCGGCATGCCCGGCTTCGAGAAGGGCAAGGAGGGACCCGACCTGCCGAAGGAGGCCCGCGCAATCGGCGCGACCATCGGCGGGGTGAAGGTGTGGAGCCTCTACGTCCCGAACGGGCGCGGACTCGACGACCCGCACTACGTGTACAAGCTCGACTGGCTCGACAAGCTCCGCCAGTACACCGCCGACACCCTCGCGAAGAACCCCGACCTCCCGTTGGCCCTCACGGGTGACTTCAACATCGCCCCGACCGACGACGACAACGGCGACCCCACGGTCGTCGAGGGCGCGACCACCCACGTCTCCCCGCCCGAACGTGCGGCCTTCGCGGCGTTCGAGACGGCCGGGCTCACCGACGTGGTGCGCCCCCTCATCCCCACCGGCTACACCTACTGGGACTACAAGCAGCTGCGCTTCCCCCGCAACGAGGGGCTGCGCATCGACTTCATCCTCGGGTCGCGCGCCTTCGCCGACGCGGTGCACGGCGCCGAGATCCACCGCAACGAGCGCAAGGGCGAGGTGCCCAGCGACCACGTCCCCGTGGTCGCCGACCTCGACCTGTCGGGCGCCGACGACGATGACGACCTGCCGATGATCTTCGGCTGA
- a CDS encoding CsbD family protein codes for MGLDDKIKNAAQDIVGKAKEAIGNATDNDKLVAEGKAEQAKADAKKAGENVKDSFK; via the coding sequence ATGGGTCTGGACGACAAGATCAAGAACGCCGCTCAGGACATCGTGGGCAAGGCGAAGGAAGCCATCGGCAACGCCACCGACAACGACAAGCTCGTCGCCGAGGGCAAGGCCGAGCAGGCGAAGGCGGATGCCAAGAAGGCCGGCGAGAACGTCAAGGACTCGTTCAAGTAA
- the pyrE gene encoding orotate phosphoribosyltransferase has product MTAASTPELEADRQALIGLISDEAVFHGDFTLSSGKKATYYVDMRKLTLDHRAAPAIGRLVLDLVKDLDGVVAVGGLTLGADPIANAVMHESVHAGRPLDAFVVRKEPKDHGRGRQIEGADVAGKRVVVVEDTSTTGQSALKAVEALRREGAEVVAVAVIVDRKTGAQAAIEAEGLQWLASIDLDDLGLQPQ; this is encoded by the coding sequence GTGACCGCTGCCTCCACGCCCGAGCTCGAAGCCGACCGCCAGGCCCTCATCGGCCTCATCTCCGACGAGGCGGTGTTCCACGGCGACTTCACGCTCTCGAGCGGCAAGAAGGCGACGTACTACGTCGACATGCGCAAGCTCACGCTCGACCACCGCGCAGCTCCCGCGATCGGGCGTCTGGTGCTCGACCTGGTGAAAGACCTCGACGGCGTCGTCGCCGTCGGTGGCTTGACCCTCGGCGCCGACCCGATCGCCAACGCCGTCATGCACGAGTCGGTGCATGCCGGTCGCCCGCTCGACGCGTTCGTCGTGCGCAAGGAACCGAAGGACCACGGCCGCGGCCGTCAGATCGAGGGCGCCGACGTCGCGGGCAAGCGCGTGGTGGTGGTCGAAGACACCTCGACCACCGGCCAGTCGGCGCTCAAGGCCGTCGAGGCCCTGCGCCGTGAGGGCGCCGAGGTCGTCGCCGTGGCGGTGATCGTCGACCGCAAGACCGGCGCGCAGGCCGCGATCGAGGCCGAGGGCCTGCAGTGGCTGGCATCCATCGACCTCGACGACTTGGGGCTGCAGCCGCAGTAG
- a CDS encoding Nramp family divalent metal transporter, giving the protein MPKNLRAPDRRHAPGRALWLLGPAMVAGVAYLDPGNVASNMTAGAAFGYLLVWVVVLGNVMAWLIQYLSAKLGIVTGESLPQVLGRRIRRPWARRAYWLQAELVAMATDVAEVIGGAVALYLLFGVPLLWGGVITGVVSMILLLVQTRRGARAFETVLIGLLLVIAVGFSFGLFFAPPAAEGVIGGLLPRFEGTESVLLAASILGATIMPHAIYAHSALARDRFAPTPGTPQTTTDATAQASTGGPGRTPIRSTAPLGAAAADAPAPRTSAATTAADPISPYGAATPASLSPAAPRSAPAPTTHDPATTAASSLERARGIATPRLLRATRWDVTIALAVAGTVNLAILLLAAANLAGVDGTDSLEGAYAALRDGLGPLVATLFAVGLLASGLASTSVGAYAGAEIMHGLLRIRVPLLARRLVTLIPALVILALGVDPTLALVLSQVVLSFGIPFALVPLVALTAQTAVLGSYRNRVATTVAGVAASVFLITLNVVLLWLVFTGG; this is encoded by the coding sequence ATGCCGAAAAATCTGCGGGCCCCCGACCGCCGCCACGCGCCCGGGCGCGCGCTGTGGCTGCTGGGCCCCGCCATGGTCGCGGGCGTGGCCTACCTCGACCCCGGCAACGTCGCGAGCAACATGACCGCCGGGGCCGCCTTCGGCTATCTGCTCGTGTGGGTCGTGGTGCTCGGCAACGTCATGGCGTGGCTGATCCAGTACCTCTCGGCGAAGCTCGGAATCGTCACGGGCGAGAGCCTGCCGCAGGTGCTCGGGCGCCGCATCCGCCGACCGTGGGCGCGCCGCGCGTACTGGCTGCAGGCCGAGCTGGTCGCGATGGCGACCGATGTCGCGGAGGTCATCGGCGGTGCGGTGGCGCTGTACCTGCTGTTCGGCGTCCCGCTCCTGTGGGGAGGTGTGATCACCGGCGTCGTGTCGATGATCCTCCTGCTCGTGCAGACGCGCCGAGGCGCACGCGCCTTCGAGACGGTGCTGATCGGTCTGCTGCTGGTGATCGCGGTGGGTTTCTCGTTCGGCCTCTTCTTCGCGCCTCCCGCCGCCGAGGGCGTCATCGGCGGCCTGCTCCCCCGCTTCGAGGGGACGGAGTCGGTGCTGCTGGCGGCATCCATCCTCGGGGCGACGATCATGCCGCACGCGATCTACGCGCACTCGGCGCTCGCGCGCGACCGGTTCGCGCCGACCCCCGGCACTCCGCAGACGACGACGGATGCCACGGCGCAGGCATCGACCGGCGGCCCCGGTCGCACGCCCATCCGGTCCACCGCCCCGCTCGGCGCCGCCGCAGCCGACGCGCCCGCCCCGCGCACCTCCGCCGCGACCACCGCAGCCGACCCAATCTCTCCCTACGGCGCCGCCACTCCCGCTTCCCTCAGCCCCGCCGCCCCCCGCAGCGCCCCCGCACCCACGACCCATGACCCGGCCACGACGGCCGCCTCCTCTCTCGAGCGAGCCCGCGGCATCGCGACCCCGCGCCTGCTGCGCGCGACGCGCTGGGACGTCACCATCGCCCTCGCCGTTGCCGGCACCGTGAACCTCGCCATCCTGCTGCTGGCCGCCGCGAACCTCGCCGGGGTCGACGGCACCGACAGCCTCGAGGGCGCGTACGCGGCGCTGCGCGATGGACTCGGGCCGCTCGTCGCGACGCTCTTCGCCGTCGGTCTGCTCGCGAGCGGCCTCGCCTCGACCTCGGTGGGCGCGTACGCCGGCGCCGAGATCATGCACGGGCTCCTCCGCATCCGCGTCCCCCTGCTCGCGCGACGCCTGGTGACGCTGATCCCGGCGCTCGTGATCCTCGCCCTCGGCGTCGACCCGACCCTGGCGCTGGTGCTCAGTCAGGTGGTGCTGTCGTTCGGCATCCCGTTCGCCCTCGTCCCCCTCGTCGCTCTCACCGCGCAGACCGCGGTGCTCGGCTCGTACCGCAACCGCGTCGCGACCACGGTGGCGGGGGTGGCGGCATCCGTGTTCCTCATCACCCTCAACGTCGTGCTCCTCTGGCTGGTGTTCACCGGCGGATAG
- a CDS encoding TrmH family RNA methyltransferase: MQSGPKPTAGDDQSAVVTHGVGPWEGEWPDDPRYDPELLAEGDRRNVVDEYRYWTMDAIVADLDAKRHPFHVAIENWQHDLNIGTIVRSANAFLAAEVHIVGKRRWNRRGAMVTDRYQHVRHHEDVDAFIAWSREAGLPVIAVDNVEGSIPIDRAELPERCVLLFGQEGPGVSPEAIAAATGVVEITQYGSTRSINAASAAAVIMYEWCRRWA, translated from the coding sequence ATGCAGTCTGGTCCGAAGCCGACGGCGGGCGATGACCAATCCGCTGTCGTCACCCACGGGGTCGGACCGTGGGAGGGGGAGTGGCCGGACGATCCGCGCTACGACCCCGAACTGCTCGCCGAGGGCGACCGCCGCAACGTGGTCGACGAGTACCGCTACTGGACGATGGACGCGATCGTCGCCGACCTGGATGCCAAGCGGCATCCGTTCCACGTCGCCATCGAGAACTGGCAGCACGACCTCAACATCGGCACCATCGTGCGCAGCGCCAACGCGTTCCTCGCCGCCGAGGTGCACATCGTAGGCAAGCGCCGCTGGAACCGCCGCGGCGCGATGGTCACCGACCGGTATCAGCACGTGCGGCACCACGAAGACGTCGACGCCTTCATCGCGTGGTCGCGAGAAGCGGGTCTGCCGGTGATCGCCGTCGACAATGTCGAGGGATCGATTCCGATCGATCGGGCCGAGCTGCCCGAGCGGTGCGTTCTGCTGTTCGGCCAGGAGGGACCGGGGGTGTCGCCCGAAGCGATCGCCGCCGCGACCGGGGTGGTCGAGATCACGCAGTACGGCTCGACCCGGTCGATCAACGCCGCGTCGGCGGCCGCGGTGATCATGTACGAGTGGTGCCGCCGCTGGGCCTGA
- a CDS encoding metal-dependent transcriptional regulator, with product MESPVADDYLKAIYHHTEWQDTPITPSQLAGVLGLAPSSVTEMVKKLAAQGLVTHRPYGPVSLTPAGERRAAGVIRRHRLIETWLVREFAYSWDEVHDEAEVLEHALSDRLLEGIDARLGRPRFDPHGDAIPDADGTVHRQPFVLLSRAASGHAGRVLRVSDRDPELLRALVERGIDVGHELEVVSDTVVRADGVEMALPAGAADSVWLTR from the coding sequence GTGGAATCGCCCGTGGCCGACGACTATCTCAAGGCGATCTACCACCACACCGAGTGGCAGGACACCCCGATCACGCCCTCGCAGCTCGCGGGCGTGCTGGGCCTCGCCCCCTCCAGCGTGACCGAGATGGTCAAGAAGCTCGCCGCCCAGGGATTGGTGACGCATCGCCCGTACGGCCCGGTGTCGCTGACTCCCGCGGGCGAGCGGCGAGCGGCCGGCGTCATCCGTCGTCACCGCCTCATCGAGACGTGGCTCGTGCGCGAGTTCGCCTACTCGTGGGATGAGGTGCACGACGAGGCCGAGGTGCTCGAACACGCGCTGAGCGACCGTCTGCTCGAGGGCATCGACGCGCGTCTGGGCCGCCCGCGCTTCGATCCGCACGGGGATGCGATCCCGGATGCCGACGGCACCGTGCACCGTCAGCCCTTCGTGCTGCTGTCGCGAGCCGCCTCCGGCCACGCGGGGCGCGTGCTCCGCGTCAGCGACCGCGATCCCGAGCTCCTGCGAGCGCTCGTGGAGCGCGGAATCGACGTGGGGCATGAGCTGGAAGTCGTCTCCGACACCGTGGTGCGCGCCGACGGCGTCGAGATGGCGCTGCCCGCCGGCGCGGCCGATTCGGTCTGGTTGACCCGCTGA
- a CDS encoding MATE family efflux transporter, whose amino-acid sequence MTTTPPATLNRSILRLAVPALGALIAEPLFLIVDAAMVGHLGVAPLAGLGIAGAVLHTIVGLMVFLAYSTTPAVARRFGAGEPGSAVSVGIDGMWLALALGAVLAAVGSILTPLVIDLFGAAPDVAENARTYLTISMWGLPAMLVVFAATGLLRGMQNTVTPLWIAGLGFGANALLNALFIYGFGWGIAGSAVGTVAAQWGMVGAYVLVVRRLASRHAASVRPQREGLGGTVRSGGWLFLRTVSLRAAFLATVAVATGLGSAELAGWQIAFTIFSTAAFALDALAIAAQALIGHALGAADTDTVARVLARTSAWGICFGVAVGAVVAATSGVLGLVFTGDAAIAALIQPALLVLAVAQPLAAIVFVLDGVLIGAGDARYLAVAGVLNLVPYVPALVLVALFAGGGAAGLAWLAAAFFGVYMLARALTLGLRVRGKAWMTAGG is encoded by the coding sequence GTGACGACCACACCGCCGGCGACGCTGAACCGCTCCATCCTGCGGCTCGCGGTACCGGCGCTGGGGGCGCTCATCGCCGAGCCGCTGTTCCTCATCGTCGATGCCGCGATGGTCGGCCACCTCGGCGTGGCGCCGCTCGCGGGCCTGGGCATCGCCGGGGCGGTGCTGCACACGATCGTCGGCCTGATGGTGTTCCTGGCGTACTCGACGACGCCCGCGGTCGCGCGGCGCTTCGGTGCCGGAGAGCCCGGGAGCGCCGTCTCGGTCGGGATCGACGGCATGTGGCTCGCGCTCGCTCTCGGCGCGGTGCTCGCCGCGGTCGGGTCGATCCTGACGCCGCTGGTGATCGACCTGTTCGGCGCCGCGCCCGACGTCGCCGAGAACGCCCGCACCTACCTGACGATCTCGATGTGGGGTCTGCCCGCCATGCTCGTCGTCTTCGCCGCGACGGGCCTGCTGCGCGGCATGCAGAACACCGTCACGCCCCTGTGGATCGCGGGCCTGGGGTTCGGCGCCAACGCTCTGCTGAACGCGCTGTTCATCTACGGGTTCGGGTGGGGGATCGCCGGCTCCGCCGTCGGTACCGTCGCGGCGCAGTGGGGAATGGTGGGCGCCTATGTGCTCGTCGTACGGCGGCTGGCGTCCCGGCACGCGGCATCCGTCCGGCCCCAGCGGGAGGGACTCGGCGGCACCGTGCGGTCGGGGGGCTGGCTGTTCCTGCGCACGGTGAGTCTGCGCGCGGCGTTCCTCGCGACGGTCGCGGTGGCCACGGGGCTCGGGTCGGCCGAACTCGCCGGGTGGCAGATCGCCTTCACCATCTTCTCCACGGCCGCGTTCGCCCTCGACGCCTTGGCGATCGCGGCGCAAGCGCTCATCGGGCACGCGCTCGGCGCGGCCGACACCGACACCGTCGCACGGGTGCTGGCCCGCACGAGCGCGTGGGGCATCTGCTTCGGCGTCGCCGTCGGCGCGGTGGTGGCGGCCACATCGGGGGTGCTCGGTCTCGTCTTCACCGGGGATGCCGCGATCGCAGCCCTCATCCAGCCCGCTCTCCTCGTCCTCGCGGTCGCCCAGCCGCTCGCCGCGATCGTCTTCGTGCTCGACGGCGTGCTCATCGGCGCCGGCGATGCGCGCTACCTGGCCGTCGCGGGGGTGCTGAACCTCGTGCCGTACGTGCCGGCGCTCGTGCTCGTGGCGCTGTTCGCCGGGGGCGGCGCCGCCGGCCTCGCCTGGCTCGCCGCGGCGTTCTTCGGCGTCTACATGCTGGCGCGCGCCCTCACGCTCGGTCTGCGCGTGCGCGGGAAGGCGTGGATGACCGCGGGCGGCTGA